A portion of the Chryseobacterium tructae genome contains these proteins:
- a CDS encoding sterol desaturase family protein: MNVLIVLGVFVSMEGATWLIHRYIMHGFLWSLHRDHHDHSHDGQLEKNDWFFFIFASPAIALLYLGVQQDFSYWFFIGLGISLYGMAYFFVHDIFIHQRAKIFTKTKNPYFLAIRRAHKQHHKHLGKEDGECFGFLWVPVKYFKMYFNKK; this comes from the coding sequence ATGAATGTTCTGATCGTTTTGGGAGTTTTTGTTTCCATGGAAGGAGCTACATGGCTTATTCACCGGTATATTATGCATGGTTTCCTGTGGAGCCTGCACCGGGATCATCATGATCACAGCCATGACGGCCAATTAGAAAAAAATGATTGGTTCTTTTTCATTTTTGCAAGCCCGGCTATTGCCTTATTGTATCTGGGAGTACAACAGGATTTTAGTTATTGGTTTTTTATCGGTCTGGGAATAAGCCTTTACGGCATGGCCTATTTCTTTGTGCATGATATTTTTATTCATCAGAGGGCTAAGATTTTTACTAAAACAAAGAATCCGTACTTTCTTGCTATCAGACGTGCTCATAAGCAGCATCACAAACATCTGGGAAAAGAAGATGGAGAATGTTTCGGTTTTTTGTGGGTGCCTGTTAAATATTTTAAAATGTATTTCAATAAAAAATGA
- a CDS encoding phytoene desaturase family protein, whose product MNTGNLRKKIAVIGSGFSGISAAAYAAKSGNEVHVFEKHSQPGGRARQFKTDEGYVFDMGPSWYWMPDIIDGFFSDFGCKASDFFNLVSLDPQFEMVFSEEKIAVPKKNEDIRKLFEKIETGAAMQYDKFMQSAQFKYEVGMKEFVTKPCYNWLEFASLKIAESALKLDLLSNFRKYVSGYFTDPKLKSLMEFPVIFLGASPKNIPALYSLMNYGGYVLGTKYPMGGFCQLVLAMKEVAEKQGAIFHFNHEVQKINTENGKVSSITIDGETYEFDAVIASSDYHHTETLLPKSLRNYNEKYWKTKTFAPSCLIYYLGIKGKIPHIKHHTLFFENELDNHIGCIYENKQWPSEPLFYTCCPSKTDPEVAPEDCENLFLLLPLAPGIHDEESIREKYLMEMLKRIEKHTGDTDLISRIEYKRSYCVSDFISDYNAYEGNAYGLSNTLSQTAVLKPKIRNRKIRNLFYTGQLTVPGPGVPPSIISGKIVATEVSKLKIK is encoded by the coding sequence ATGAATACTGGAAACTTAAGAAAGAAAATTGCGGTGATAGGTTCCGGATTTTCCGGAATCTCAGCGGCAGCTTATGCAGCAAAATCAGGTAATGAAGTACACGTATTTGAAAAGCACTCTCAACCAGGTGGGCGTGCAAGACAATTTAAAACAGATGAAGGATATGTTTTTGATATGGGGCCAAGCTGGTACTGGATGCCCGATATTATAGATGGGTTTTTTAGTGATTTTGGGTGTAAAGCATCCGATTTTTTTAATCTTGTTTCTTTGGATCCTCAGTTTGAAATGGTTTTTTCAGAAGAAAAAATTGCAGTTCCCAAGAAAAATGAAGACATCCGCAAGCTCTTTGAAAAAATAGAAACCGGTGCGGCTATGCAATACGACAAGTTTATGCAGTCTGCCCAATTTAAATATGAGGTAGGAATGAAAGAATTTGTAACAAAACCTTGTTATAACTGGTTGGAATTTGCTTCTTTAAAAATAGCGGAAAGTGCACTAAAGCTTGATCTTTTAAGCAATTTCAGAAAATATGTTTCAGGATATTTTACGGATCCCAAACTCAAATCTTTAATGGAATTTCCGGTTATATTTCTTGGAGCTTCCCCAAAGAATATTCCAGCCCTATACAGTCTTATGAATTACGGAGGCTATGTTTTGGGAACAAAATACCCAATGGGAGGGTTTTGTCAGCTTGTTCTCGCCATGAAGGAAGTAGCGGAAAAGCAGGGAGCAATCTTTCATTTTAATCACGAAGTACAAAAAATCAATACAGAAAACGGAAAGGTATCTTCCATAACAATTGATGGTGAAACATATGAGTTTGATGCCGTAATTGCTTCCTCAGATTATCATCATACGGAGACGTTACTCCCAAAATCTCTCAGAAACTATAACGAAAAATATTGGAAGACGAAAACCTTTGCTCCTTCATGTCTTATCTATTATCTTGGGATCAAAGGAAAAATTCCTCATATAAAGCATCATACTCTGTTTTTTGAAAACGAACTTGACAATCATATAGGCTGTATCTATGAAAATAAGCAATGGCCATCTGAGCCGCTTTTCTATACCTGTTGCCCATCTAAAACAGATCCGGAGGTAGCGCCTGAAGATTGTGAAAATCTCTTTTTGCTTTTACCCCTTGCTCCTGGAATACATGATGAAGAATCTATCAGAGAAAAATACCTGATGGAGATGCTTAAGCGAATTGAAAAGCATACCGGTGATACTGATCTTATTTCCAGAATAGAATACAAAAGAAGCTACTGTGTAAGTGATTTTATTTCCGATTATAATGCCTATGAAGGTAATGCCTACGGACTATCCAATACTTTATCACAGACAGCTGTCTTAAAACCCAAAATAAGAAACAGAAAGATCAGAAATCTTTTTTATACAGGGCAGTTAACCGTTCCCGGTCCTGGTGTTCCGCCATCGATAATTTCCGGAAAAATTGTAGCGACTGAAGTCAGTAAACTAAAAATAAAATAA
- a CDS encoding SRPBCC family protein has translation MMYRLYREQQLGCNIETAWKFFSSPHNLSEITPESMGFVVLSDVKDKPIFKGMEIDYTVSPLLGIPMRWKTIIRQVEDYKSFTDFQKEGPYKHWNHFHEFIPNEHGVLMKDTLDYELPMGILGKIAHQLFVKEKLKSIFDFRYRVLNNLFNDKHKES, from the coding sequence ATGATGTACAGATTATACAGAGAACAACAGCTGGGCTGCAATATTGAAACGGCATGGAAGTTTTTTTCATCCCCTCATAATTTATCAGAAATCACCCCAGAGAGTATGGGGTTTGTGGTTCTTTCTGATGTGAAGGATAAGCCTATTTTTAAAGGAATGGAAATAGATTATACAGTCTCTCCTTTATTGGGGATTCCCATGAGGTGGAAAACCATTATCAGACAGGTTGAAGATTATAAAAGTTTTACAGACTTTCAGAAAGAAGGTCCATATAAGCACTGGAATCATTTTCATGAATTTATTCCTAACGAGCATGGAGTACTCATGAAAGATACCTTAGACTATGAACTTCCAATGGGGATTTTAGGTAAAATAGCTCATCAGTTATTTGTAAAGGAAAAGCTTAAAAGTATTTTCGATTTCAGATACAGGGTTTTGAATAATCTTTTTAACGATAAACATAAAGAATCATGA
- a CDS encoding chromate transporter has product MLTRKQLIDAITVEQFTPGPVFSSVTFIGYQINGLYGSIVSTIAIFFPSFVLVRFSIH; this is encoded by the coding sequence TTGCTAACAAGAAAACAACTTATTGATGCAATTACAGTGGAACAATTCACACCCGGACCTGTTTTTTCATCAGTCACTTTTATAGGATACCAGATTAACGGATTATATGGTTCTATTGTTTCAACAATAGCAATATTCTTTCCTTCATTTGTACTTGTGCGTTTCTCAATCCATTAG
- a CDS encoding helix-turn-helix domain-containing protein encodes MNIERTEFIAWMERIMERFDLLKEQMLKNQSRFIEVDGEQLLDNQDVLQLLKISSRSLQRYRTDKKLPYYTISGKLYYKLSDVHQLIRECLNS; translated from the coding sequence ATGAATATTGAAAGAACAGAATTTATAGCCTGGATGGAGAGAATTATGGAAAGATTTGACCTACTGAAAGAACAGATGCTTAAGAACCAATCCAGATTTATAGAAGTAGACGGAGAGCAGCTTCTGGATAACCAGGATGTTTTACAGCTTTTAAAAATAAGCTCCCGATCATTACAGCGTTACCGGACTGATAAAAAGCTGCCTTATTATACCATCAGCGGAAAGCTATACTATAAGCTTTCGGATGTCCATCAATTGATCAGAGAATGTTTAAACTCTTAA
- a CDS encoding cation diffusion facilitator family transporter, which produces MANNRKSIYSALAANLLIALTKFIAGAFTNSSSMISEGIHSTVDTANQLLLLYGIKRSKKPADESHPFGYGKELYFWSFVVSILIFGLGGALSIYQGILHIMEPEVMKDPFWNYIVLILSLIFEGTSLFIAVKEFNKTRNGLRWWDAIIKSKDPGSFLVVFEDGAAVAGLLVVMILMGISHWLQIPELDGLASVIVGLMLVFVSLILARESRSLLMGEGIAPETREKIAKLAEKDSAVVRTKNILSTYQSPEEVVLMLIIDFEDHLDTEEITEAIHRIREHIKNEFPFVRFVIIQPE; this is translated from the coding sequence ATGGCCAATAATCGCAAATCAATTTACAGTGCACTTGCCGCTAACCTACTGATCGCTCTCACAAAGTTTATTGCAGGGGCATTTACCAATAGTTCTTCCATGATATCCGAAGGAATTCATTCAACAGTTGATACCGCGAATCAGCTGCTGCTTTTATATGGAATCAAAAGGAGCAAGAAGCCTGCAGATGAATCTCATCCATTTGGATACGGCAAAGAGCTCTATTTCTGGTCCTTCGTGGTTTCAATTCTTATATTTGGTTTAGGGGGCGCTTTATCCATCTATCAGGGAATTTTACATATTATGGAACCCGAAGTAATGAAAGATCCATTCTGGAATTATATTGTATTGATACTTTCCCTTATTTTCGAGGGTACCTCTTTGTTTATCGCTGTAAAAGAATTTAACAAAACCCGTAACGGGTTGAGATGGTGGGATGCGATCATCAAAAGCAAAGATCCGGGAAGCTTTCTTGTAGTTTTTGAAGATGGTGCCGCAGTAGCCGGTCTGCTTGTTGTTATGATATTAATGGGGATCAGCCACTGGTTACAAATTCCTGAATTGGATGGGCTGGCATCGGTAATCGTAGGGTTAATGCTGGTTTTTGTCTCGCTTATTCTGGCCAGGGAAAGCAGGAGCCTTCTGATGGGTGAAGGCATAGCACCTGAAACAAGAGAAAAGATTGCTAAACTGGCTGAAAAAGATAGTGCTGTAGTCAGAACAAAAAATATTCTTTCTACATACCAGTCACCTGAAGAAGTGGTATTGATGCTGATCATCGATTTTGAAGATCATCTGGATACAGAAGAGATCACAGAGGCCATACACCGTATTCGTGAGCATATTAAAAACGAATTTCCTTTCGTAAGGTTCGTTATTATTCAACCGGAATAA
- a CDS encoding DUF3945 domain-containing protein, with protein MENELIPPQEPNELKPETDTLLVLNIHTNQVEMVKGIDQDGNLQKVTPQEKKDNDPLIRVDKHGDIFSNFFSNFYRQLKNPMHFNFFKVSEYDAVNIAQDLQKYVDQASPEEKEKLKGYEVLPQYNNNPKNQNTMDNNTDNQEYRFQPEQIDWKTMEKFGLNQEKLEKMNAMDSLLRGFKTNTLIPITINLGTAVSKMDVRLSLQTGNTGQVAVHLHGIRKEPSLNNKFLGHQFSDEDKKNLREIGNMGRIVDLVNPKTDEIIPSVISCDRLTNELVAYRAEYMKIPDEIKGIQLDEHQKQTLLEGGPLYLEGMTSKKGELFDATVQFNADKRYVEFLFNNSQAPQQSQQHYYNQQQPQHTDKEAPKVFRGKELDDSQYEKFKAGQTVYVDGLTDVKGKAYQGYITFNKETFKTDFSFNHPNKLKEEAKPTEDHKTQTAVNTQGKTNEATKNVKEPLESKQQQPVNKQQEDQQKKIRKPRGQKL; from the coding sequence ATGGAAAATGAATTGATACCCCCTCAGGAACCCAATGAACTCAAACCAGAAACAGACACACTACTTGTCCTGAACATTCATACCAACCAGGTTGAAATGGTCAAAGGAATTGATCAAGATGGGAATCTGCAAAAGGTTACTCCACAAGAAAAAAAGGATAATGACCCGCTGATCAGAGTTGATAAACATGGAGATATTTTCTCCAACTTCTTTTCCAACTTTTACCGGCAGCTTAAAAACCCAATGCATTTCAACTTTTTCAAAGTTTCAGAATACGATGCTGTTAATATCGCTCAGGATCTTCAGAAGTATGTCGATCAGGCATCCCCCGAAGAAAAAGAAAAGCTGAAAGGCTATGAAGTTTTACCACAATATAACAATAATCCAAAAAATCAAAATACAATGGACAACAACACAGACAATCAGGAATATCGTTTTCAGCCTGAACAGATCGACTGGAAAACGATGGAGAAGTTCGGACTTAATCAGGAGAAGCTTGAAAAAATGAATGCCATGGATTCATTACTCAGAGGTTTTAAAACCAATACACTAATTCCCATCACTATTAATCTGGGAACGGCAGTAAGCAAAATGGATGTTCGATTATCTCTTCAAACAGGAAATACGGGACAGGTTGCTGTTCATCTGCATGGAATCCGAAAAGAACCTAGCCTCAATAATAAATTCTTAGGGCATCAGTTCAGTGATGAAGACAAAAAGAATCTTAGAGAGATCGGGAATATGGGCAGGATAGTAGATCTGGTCAATCCTAAAACCGATGAAATCATTCCATCTGTCATCAGCTGTGACCGTTTAACCAATGAATTGGTTGCCTATAGAGCGGAGTACATGAAAATTCCTGATGAAATCAAAGGAATACAACTTGATGAACATCAGAAACAAACCTTACTAGAAGGAGGACCATTGTATCTGGAAGGCATGACCTCTAAAAAAGGTGAACTTTTCGATGCTACCGTTCAGTTCAATGCGGATAAGCGGTATGTGGAATTTTTGTTCAACAATAGCCAGGCACCGCAACAAAGTCAACAACATTATTATAACCAACAGCAACCTCAACATACGGATAAAGAAGCACCCAAAGTATTCAGAGGAAAAGAACTGGACGATTCGCAATATGAAAAGTTCAAAGCCGGGCAAACCGTGTACGTTGACGGTCTTACCGATGTTAAAGGTAAAGCCTATCAAGGCTATATTACCTTCAATAAAGAAACCTTTAAAACCGATTTCTCCTTCAATCATCCTAATAAGCTCAAAGAAGAGGCAAAACCTACAGAAGATCATAAAACTCAAACTGCGGTTAACACCCAGGGTAAGACCAATGAAGCTACAAAAAATGTGAAGGAGCCTTTAGAATCAAAACAGCAGCAGCCTGTTAATAAGCAACAGGAGGATCAGCAAAAGAAGATTAGAAAACCAAGAGGGCAAAAACTATAA
- a CDS encoding lipocalin family protein: MKNRTILIVILCFVFLNSMTSCSFMPEKAQPVRQFDVNRYLGKWYEIARFDYYFEKDFDNAMAQYNLNADGSVKAFGEMT, encoded by the coding sequence ATGAAAAATAGAACAATTCTTATAGTCATACTATGCTTCGTGTTTTTAAATAGTATGACTTCCTGTTCCTTTATGCCTGAGAAAGCTCAGCCTGTCAGACAATTTGATGTCAATCGGTATTTAGGTAAATGGTATGAAATAGCAAGATTCGATTATTATTTTGAAAAAGATTTTGATAATGCAATGGCTCAGTACAACCTTAATGCGGATGGAAGTGTAAAAGCTTTTGGTGAAATGACTTAA
- a CDS encoding lycopene cyclase domain-containing protein translates to MPYTYILINFFTVIICFLASFDGRIQFNKLFGKFLLSSTIVAIPFIAWDIWFTAKGVWWFDLNYTLGFKIAGLPVEEWLFFYCIPFACVFTYYCLEKYFNLGWMSAFNNLIVFTSFIVLCVVGLHYYERIYTLLTVIVTILTLGYLHFIAKKQWLGKASFVYLVLMPGFFAVNGILTGSLISSPVVNYNPDDFLGIRMGTIPVEDAVYGYSQFLLNIYFFKKITKNEK, encoded by the coding sequence ATGCCTTATACTTACATACTGATTAACTTTTTCACCGTGATTATCTGCTTTTTGGCATCTTTTGACGGAAGAATACAGTTTAATAAACTTTTTGGAAAATTTTTGCTGTCATCCACCATTGTAGCCATTCCTTTTATTGCCTGGGATATTTGGTTCACAGCAAAAGGAGTATGGTGGTTTGATCTCAATTATACCTTAGGATTTAAAATAGCGGGACTTCCAGTAGAGGAATGGCTGTTTTTTTATTGTATTCCCTTCGCTTGTGTTTTTACTTATTATTGCCTTGAAAAGTATTTTAATCTGGGCTGGATGAGTGCTTTTAATAATCTCATTGTATTTACTTCTTTTATTGTTCTTTGTGTTGTAGGGCTACATTATTATGAAAGAATATATACTTTACTGACAGTAATTGTAACCATACTTACACTTGGTTATCTTCATTTTATCGCTAAAAAACAATGGTTAGGCAAAGCCAGCTTTGTATATCTGGTTCTGATGCCTGGTTTTTTTGCTGTGAATGGGATACTGACAGGCTCATTAATTTCTTCACCGGTTGTTAATTATAATCCTGATGATTTTTTAGGCATTAGAATGGGAACGATTCCTGTTGAAGATGCCGTCTATGGCTACAGCCAGTTTTTACTCAATATTTATTTCTTTAAAAAAATAACTAAAAATGAAAAATAG
- a CDS encoding MarR family winged helix-turn-helix transcriptional regulator, with the protein MNFDLIKAVVELVQQFMEQNEDKVQYSDDLQGFTQWINVSSKSYSGQEHPDWVGKELGRSSDSIINTLLIRMGRYAKTYSRSIGNSVFSSQDDFIYLIILKTMGALTKMELIRYNASEKSSGILIINRLIRNGWAEQTVSYKDRRIKHIQITEKGLSVLDEHMDEIRKASRVVVGNLNHSEQMLLIAILSKLDEFHDSFYRMNIEAKDLLDIVYNRLN; encoded by the coding sequence ATGAATTTTGATCTTATAAAAGCAGTTGTTGAGCTTGTTCAGCAATTCATGGAACAGAATGAAGATAAAGTGCAATATAGTGACGATCTTCAGGGATTTACACAATGGATCAATGTTTCTTCGAAATCTTATTCTGGGCAGGAACATCCGGATTGGGTAGGAAAGGAATTAGGAAGAAGTTCTGATAGTATCATCAATACCTTATTGATAAGAATGGGAAGGTATGCAAAAACGTACTCACGTTCAATTGGTAATTCCGTTTTTTCAAGCCAAGATGATTTTATTTATCTGATAATCCTGAAAACCATGGGAGCTCTGACAAAAATGGAACTCATAAGATATAATGCTAGTGAGAAATCTTCCGGCATACTTATTATTAACCGCTTGATCCGTAATGGCTGGGCTGAACAGACCGTCTCCTATAAAGATAGAAGGATCAAACATATTCAGATAACTGAAAAAGGACTTTCTGTGCTGGATGAGCACATGGATGAAATCCGTAAAGCTTCAAGGGTGGTAGTGGGAAATCTGAACCATTCTGAACAAATGCTGCTTATTGCTATACTTTCTAAATTGGATGAATTTCATGATTCTTTTTACCGTATGAATATCGAAGCCAAAGATTTGCTGGATATTGTCTACAATAGACTGAATTGA
- a CDS encoding calcium:proton antiporter codes for MNQDKYLRYWTIFVPVLSWLFYFGNFIFSSGYYSILLTALLLGSVLTAVYHSEVLAHHLGEPFGTLLLAFAITVIEVGLIISIMLGAQGLETITLARDTVFAAVMLILNGIIGICIVIGSLRYREQSFTLKGVSTALITLTAVVVFVLILPNYTVSHKGGEYTSFQLLFIALLCLALYLGFTMVQTIRHRSFFISPSDKAKEKTVEYDGKIKVSRKNMYISSFMLIVSLGVVVLMAKLLSKDVEYLVVAVGAPRSAVGVIIAGIVLLPEALAAIRAARNDRIQTSLNLAFGSALASIGLSIPAIAIISLISGIRMTLGIDFKSTVLLGLSLFIITISLATGKTNIMQGFVLIGIFMIYLFITIVP; via the coding sequence ATGAATCAAGATAAATACTTACGGTATTGGACGATTTTCGTGCCGGTTTTATCATGGCTCTTCTATTTTGGGAACTTCATCTTTTCATCAGGCTATTATTCGATCCTGTTAACTGCACTGTTACTGGGAAGCGTGCTCACGGCGGTTTATCACTCCGAAGTGCTTGCACACCATCTGGGTGAGCCTTTTGGCACCCTTCTTCTGGCGTTTGCCATAACAGTCATCGAGGTTGGGCTGATCATTTCCATCATGCTTGGAGCACAAGGTCTAGAGACCATCACCCTGGCAAGGGATACGGTCTTTGCGGCAGTTATGCTCATCCTTAATGGAATTATCGGTATCTGTATTGTTATTGGATCATTAAGATACAGGGAGCAATCCTTCACTTTGAAAGGCGTAAGTACGGCGCTTATCACTCTGACAGCAGTGGTTGTTTTTGTTTTAATATTACCAAACTATACGGTCAGTCACAAAGGAGGTGAGTATACTTCGTTTCAGCTTTTGTTTATTGCTTTGTTATGTCTGGCGCTGTATCTAGGATTTACAATGGTGCAGACGATAAGGCATCGGAGTTTTTTTATATCGCCCAGTGACAAAGCGAAGGAAAAAACTGTGGAATACGACGGTAAAATCAAAGTTTCCAGAAAGAATATGTATATCAGCAGTTTTATGCTGATCGTAAGTTTGGGCGTGGTTGTTCTGATGGCAAAGCTTCTGTCAAAAGATGTAGAATATCTTGTAGTGGCTGTGGGAGCACCAAGATCTGCAGTAGGTGTTATCATTGCAGGAATCGTACTCTTACCGGAAGCTCTTGCTGCAATCAGGGCGGCCAGAAATGATCGGATACAGACTTCCCTGAACCTGGCGTTTGGTTCTGCACTGGCGAGCATCGGACTGAGCATTCCTGCCATTGCGATCATATCGTTAATAAGTGGCATTCGGATGACATTGGGAATCGACTTCAAATCGACAGTTCTCCTGGGGCTATCACTATTTATCATCACGATTTCTCTGGCCACAGGAAAAACAAACATTATGCAGGGATTTGTGCTTATCGGTATATTTATGATCTACCTTTTTATTACGATTGTTCCCTAA
- a CDS encoding phytoene/squalene synthase family protein, with protein MKKLFDELSYEVSKYTTQKYSTSFSLGILALKPSIRPAVYAVYGYVRLADEIVDSFHGYDKEKLLKRLKSETYQALEDGISLNPILHSFQETVRKYDINRQLIDQFLHSMEMDLHKIDYNSELYKEYIYGSAEVVGLMCLQIFTEGDKQQYKKLKPFAMKLGSAFQKVNFLRDLKDDYQILGRTYFPFLNMSVFDNNVKTLIEKEIEEEFKEALLGIKKLPGSSIFGVYLAYRYYLSLFEKIKKTSSQNILQQRIRIANSQKLLVAFKSYIRYKSAYF; from the coding sequence ATGAAAAAATTGTTTGATGAATTGTCTTACGAAGTGAGTAAGTACACTACGCAAAAATACAGTACCAGTTTTTCATTGGGAATACTGGCGTTGAAGCCTTCCATCAGACCTGCTGTTTATGCTGTTTACGGGTATGTGCGCCTGGCAGATGAAATTGTAGATAGCTTTCATGGCTATGATAAAGAGAAACTTCTGAAGAGATTAAAGTCTGAAACCTATCAGGCGCTTGAAGATGGTATATCACTAAATCCTATTTTGCATTCATTTCAGGAAACCGTTCGTAAGTATGATATAAACAGACAGCTCATTGATCAGTTCTTACACAGTATGGAAATGGATCTTCATAAAATTGATTATAACTCCGAATTGTATAAAGAGTACATCTATGGATCTGCGGAAGTTGTAGGACTGATGTGTCTGCAGATATTCACAGAAGGTGATAAACAGCAGTATAAGAAACTGAAACCCTTTGCCATGAAATTAGGATCTGCTTTTCAGAAAGTTAATTTTTTACGGGATCTGAAAGATGATTATCAAATTTTAGGAAGAACTTATTTTCCGTTCCTGAATATGTCAGTCTTTGATAATAACGTTAAAACGCTGATTGAAAAGGAAATTGAAGAAGAATTCAAAGAAGCGTTGCTGGGAATTAAAAAACTCCCGGGCTCATCCATTTTCGGAGTATACCTAGCCTACAGATATTACCTTTCCCTGTTTGAAAAAATAAAAAAAACAAGCTCCCAGAATATATTACAGCAAAGAATCAGAATTGCTAACTCACAAAAGCTGTTGGTTGCTTTCAAAAGCTATATTCGCTACAAATCAGCTTATTTCTGA